The proteins below are encoded in one region of Anguilla anguilla isolate fAngAng1 chromosome 3, fAngAng1.pri, whole genome shotgun sequence:
- the LOC118223806 gene encoding immunoglobulin superfamily member 3-like yields the protein MPPLCAVLLLFSKVYGLLGKDVDQPYALVRAQLGDNVTFPCFHAQDFVSSASWFKQPLGEKPQIVTITLNPESGAIFFNEFRNNERFSAKAAKGSFNLTVSQVEPSDSATYYCTLTRYSEISFGDGATLMVTGSESHGRTVVLQQPESESVQPGDSVTLQCTVHTETCAGDHSVYWFRQGSGESPPGIIYTHGNRSDECQRSSGAVSPTQSCVYNFPKRNLSPSDAGTYYCAVATCGEILFGNGTKLNVEGGELSRLVWLSIIRTGVLCCMLPIFVLIYCKKA from the exons atgccaccactctgtgctgttcttctgcttttcagcaaagtct atggTCTGCTTGGGAAGGATGTTGATCAGCCTTACGCACTGGTGAGAGCTCAGCTTGGAGACAATGTGACTTTCCCATGTTTCCATGCTCAAGATTTTGTGTCCAGTGCcagctggtttaagcagcctcTTGGAGAGAAGCCCCAGATTGTAACGATAACATTGAACCCTGAATCAGGTGCTATATTTTTCAATGAGTTTAGAAACAATGAACGCTTCAGTGCTAAAGCAGCAAAGGGGAGCTTTAACCTGACTGTGTCACAAGTAGAGCCGTCGGATTCAGCAACATACTACTGCACTCTTACGCGCTACAGTGAGATCAGCTTTGGAGACGGAGCTACTTTAATGGTGACag GGTCAGAGTCACACGGCAGgacagtagtactgcagcagcccgagtctgagtcagtgcagccAGGAGACTCTGTaactctgcagtgtacagtacacactgagacctgtgcaggagatcacagtgtgtactggttcagacagggctcaggagagtcccctccaggaatcatttacacccatggaaacaggagtgatgagtgccagaggagctctggggctgtgtctcccacacagagctgtgtctacaacttccccaagaggaacctcagcccctctgatgctgggacttactactgtgctgtggccacctgtggggagatcctgtttgggaacgggACCAAGCTGAATGTTGAGG gagGTGAATTATCCAGGCTTGTCTGGCTCTCGATCATACGGACTGGAGTTCTCTGTTGCATGTTGCCCATATTTGTCCTCATCTATTGCAAAAAGgcataa